A section of the Candidatus Thermoplasmatota archaeon genome encodes:
- a CDS encoding Zn-ribbon domain-containing OB-fold protein: MGVSRYWREIPQRYNLAGTKCGSCGKVYFPPKAICPTCRRKSMGKMEEYKLKGTGTVETYTIIYAPPPDFEGEEPYAIALIKMEEGCYLMGQIVDCELDEIHIGMKVKSCFRRIEEDGTRGAIQYGYKFKKVG; this comes from the coding sequence ATGGGTGTGTCAAGATATTGGAGAGAAATACCACAGAGGTATAATTTAGCGGGAACGAAATGTGGGTCATGCGGAAAAGTATATTTCCCGCCAAAGGCCATATGCCCTACATGCAGAAGAAAATCTATGGGAAAAATGGAGGAATATAAACTTAAGGGGACCGGAACAGTAGAAACATATACGATAATTTATGCACCTCCTCCGGATTTTGAGGGAGAAGAACCCTATGCCATTGCATTGATAAAAATGGAGGAGGGGTGCTACCTTATGGGACAGATAGTCGACTGCGAATTAGATGAAATACATATCGGAATGAAGGTAAAGTCGTGCTTCAGGAGAATAGAGGAAGATGGAACCCGTGGTGCTATTCAATATGGATATAAATTCAAAAAAGTGGGTTAA
- a CDS encoding TATA-box-binding protein yields the protein MADIKIQNMVASTVIAKELDLDKILASLENTKYNPDQFPGLVYHIEKPKTAFLLFKSGRVICTGAKNIQDINTAMRKLYPKMKELGFDVIKPEVNIQNIVASVDLHVKLNLLELSLALGLENIEYEPEIFPGMVYRLDEPGVVFLFFGSGKIVCTGAKKKEDIARAVDIITEELNKRGFL from the coding sequence ATGGCAGATATAAAAATACAGAACATGGTCGCCTCGACCGTTATAGCAAAAGAACTGGATTTAGATAAGATACTGGCTTCACTTGAAAATACAAAGTATAATCCCGATCAGTTTCCAGGGCTTGTTTACCACATAGAAAAGCCAAAAACTGCATTTCTGCTGTTTAAGAGTGGAAGAGTAATATGTACGGGGGCAAAAAATATACAGGACATAAACACCGCGATGAGAAAATTGTATCCAAAGATGAAAGAATTAGGATTTGATGTGATAAAGCCAGAGGTGAATATTCAAAACATTGTTGCCTCGGTGGATTTGCATGTAAAGCTTAATTTATTGGAACTATCGCTTGCTCTTGGACTTGAGAATATAGAATATGAGCCAGAAATATTTCCGGGCATGGTATACCGTCTCGATGAGCCTGGTGTGGTATTCCTGTTCTTTGGTTCAGGCAAAATAGTATGTACTGGAGCAAAAAAGAAAGAGGACATTGCAAGAGCTGTTGATATAATAACAGAAGAACTAAACAAAAGAGGATTTTTGTAG
- a CDS encoding response regulator, with the protein MMEKIMFVDDDPSILDAAKTAIESYGYKVITAKSGEECLEKLEDASLVFLDIKMPGMDGIEVLKRIKKKIASIPVIMITAYATIDTAIEAMKQGAFDYIRKPFDVEELEGSILAALEEIKFDELKKLNFEGDDYFKKFEELIKDRKGICITKDLDRIKGMDNVRPISLVKDWYPRDIEDIKKELSELFEYNTVILLTNIEYLLEKNSTDEARNFLKWLYRMSSTNRGTLILSTDFKNVDNKMANEISDIIADIRLGLFSESISNYLRRKVIQLLSDSEKYSFTKIAQMLNIKDNPKLSFHLKKLRDDGVIEQDEDKRYFLSRVGKDIADVLDSVKNRRVKNKTDLLWMPKGK; encoded by the coding sequence ATGATGGAAAAAATAATGTTTGTTGATGATGACCCATCTATACTGGACGCTGCCAAAACTGCCATTGAGTCGTATGGATACAAAGTTATAACTGCAAAATCAGGTGAAGAATGTTTAGAAAAACTGGAAGATGCAAGTTTAGTTTTTTTGGATATAAAAATGCCCGGCATGGACGGAATAGAAGTACTGAAAAGAATAAAGAAAAAAATTGCTTCAATACCTGTAATTATGATAACTGCCTATGCCACCATAGACACCGCCATCGAAGCGATGAAGCAAGGAGCATTTGATTATATAAGGAAACCTTTCGATGTTGAGGAACTCGAGGGAAGTATACTAGCTGCCTTGGAAGAAATAAAGTTTGATGAATTGAAAAAATTAAATTTTGAGGGAGATGACTATTTTAAGAAATTCGAAGAGTTGATAAAAGATAGGAAGGGCATATGCATAACAAAAGATTTAGATAGAATTAAAGGAATGGATAACGTTCGTCCCATTAGTCTTGTAAAGGATTGGTATCCAAGAGATATCGAGGATATAAAAAAAGAATTATCAGAATTATTTGAGTATAATACTGTAATTTTACTGACAAATATTGAATACTTACTTGAGAAGAATTCCACTGACGAAGCAAGAAATTTTTTGAAATGGTTATACAGGATGTCTTCCACTAACAGGGGCACATTGATCCTTTCTACGGACTTCAAAAATGTTGATAATAAAATGGCAAATGAAATAAGCGATATAATAGCCGATATCAGGCTTGGCCTTTTTTCGGAATCAATATCCAATTATCTGAGAAGAAAAGTAATCCAGCTATTATCAGACAGTGAAAAATACAGCTTTACCAAGATAGCTCAAATGCTTAATATAAAAGATAACCCGAAGTTGAGTTTTCATTTGAAGAAACTGAGAGATGATGGGGTTATAGAGCAGGACGAGGATAAAAGATATTTTTTGTCAAGAGTTGGAAAGGATATCGCCGATGTTTTGGACAGTGTAAAGAATCGTAGGGTGAAAAATAAAACTGATCTCTTATGGATGCCCAAGGGCAAATAA